A portion of the Flavobacterium limnophilum genome contains these proteins:
- a CDS encoding LacI family DNA-binding transcriptional regulator, with product MKAKATLKQIAKELNVSVSTVSKALNDSPEISEQTKTRIKEYAKLKNYKPNVIGLNLKNRKTKTIGVIIPNILNSFFAKVFSGIEKIADERGYNVIMCISNESLAKESHTLDMLSNGTIDGFILSISEEAQKLQEYTHFKDIINEGTPIVMFDRISDEVACDKVIVDDFDSALNATQHLINTGCKNIALFSSIDNLSIGKLRLEGYLQALKNNNIAVNQNLIVRTDSEDDLKEKIEKVFDNNVIDGIFALDENDSVAALRIGLKKGYKVPEELSIIGFADGILASRRLSPSLSTLSQYGVEIGEVAANVLINRLESKEENLPYETTVIKTQLRERESTRKL from the coding sequence ATGAAAGCTAAAGCAACTCTTAAACAAATTGCAAAGGAACTAAATGTATCTGTTTCAACAGTTTCAAAAGCACTCAACGACAGTCCTGAAATTAGTGAACAAACTAAAACTAGAATAAAGGAATATGCAAAACTTAAAAATTATAAACCCAATGTTATAGGTCTGAACCTCAAAAACAGAAAAACAAAAACTATTGGAGTTATCATTCCAAATATTTTGAATTCATTTTTTGCTAAAGTTTTTAGCGGAATAGAAAAAATTGCCGACGAAAGAGGTTACAATGTTATAATGTGTATCTCCAACGAATCCTTGGCAAAAGAATCCCATACCTTGGACATGTTGAGTAATGGAACAATTGACGGTTTTATTTTATCCATTTCAGAGGAAGCCCAAAAATTACAAGAATATACTCATTTTAAAGACATCATCAACGAAGGCACTCCTATAGTAATGTTTGACCGTATCTCCGACGAAGTGGCTTGCGACAAAGTGATTGTTGATGATTTTGATTCCGCATTGAACGCTACCCAACATTTGATAAACACGGGATGCAAAAACATCGCCTTGTTTTCTTCCATCGATAATTTGAGTATCGGAAAATTAAGACTGGAGGGTTATTTGCAAGCCTTGAAAAACAACAATATTGCCGTAAATCAGAACTTGATTGTCAGAACGGATTCCGAGGATGATTTAAAAGAAAAAATCGAAAAAGTTTTTGATAACAATGTTATTGACGGTATTTTTGCCTTGGACGAAAATGATTCCGTTGCCGCATTGCGAATTGGACTCAAAAAAGGCTACAAAGTTCCCGAAGAATTATCCATCATTGGTTTTGCCGACGGAATCCTGGCTTCCAGAAGATTGTCACCAAGTTTGTCAACCCTTAGTCAATACGGAGTGGAAATTGGAGAAGTGGCCGCCAATGTATTAATCAACAGATTGGAATCCAAGGAAGAAAATCTGCCTTATGAAACGACAGTTATCAAAACACAATTGAGAGAAAGAGAATCAACCAGGAAGTTGTAG
- the tsf gene encoding translation elongation factor Ts, producing MATITAADVNKLRQTTGAGMMDCKKALVEAEGDFDKAIENLRKKGQKVADNRSDRESSEGAAVAFINADKTKGAIITLNCETDFVGKNVTFVALAKELVEKAINFSSKEEFLASDFNGITVAEKLIEQTGVIGEKIEIGGFEIVEGAFVGSYVHVNKIAALTAVSAAVDNADILTKDISMQVASMGADTLSYKDFDPAFVASELDARIAIIEKENEEAKRLGKTLKNVPKYISFSQLTEEVLKQAEEDAKAELKAEGKPEQIWDKIIPGKILRFISDNTTLDQEKALLDQNFIKDDSKKVGDYVKGFKVEITGFKRVTLG from the coding sequence ATGGCAACAATTACTGCTGCAGACGTAAATAAATTAAGACAAACTACAGGTGCCGGAATGATGGACTGTAAAAAAGCTTTAGTTGAAGCTGAAGGAGATTTCGACAAAGCTATTGAAAACCTTAGAAAAAAAGGGCAAAAAGTTGCTGATAACCGTTCTGACCGTGAGTCTTCTGAAGGTGCTGCTGTTGCTTTTATCAATGCAGACAAAACTAAAGGAGCTATCATCACTTTAAACTGTGAAACAGATTTCGTAGGTAAGAATGTAACTTTCGTGGCTTTAGCTAAAGAATTAGTTGAAAAAGCAATCAACTTCTCTTCTAAAGAAGAATTTTTAGCTTCTGATTTCAACGGAATTACTGTTGCTGAAAAACTAATCGAGCAAACTGGTGTTATCGGTGAAAAAATCGAAATCGGTGGTTTCGAAATCGTAGAAGGTGCTTTTGTTGGATCTTATGTTCACGTTAACAAAATTGCTGCATTAACAGCTGTTTCTGCGGCTGTTGACAATGCTGATATTTTAACCAAAGACATCTCTATGCAAGTTGCTTCTATGGGAGCCGACACATTATCTTACAAAGATTTTGACCCTGCTTTCGTTGCTTCTGAACTTGATGCTCGTATTGCTATAATCGAAAAAGAAAATGAAGAAGCAAAACGTTTAGGAAAAACTTTAAAAAATGTTCCTAAATACATTTCTTTCTCTCAATTAACGGAAGAAGTTTTAAAACAAGCGGAAGAAGATGCTAAAGCGGAATTAAAAGCGGAAGGAAAACCAGAACAAATTTGGGACAAAATTATTCCTGGAAAAATTCTACGTTTCATCTCTGACAACACTACTTTAGATCAAGAAAAAGCTTTGTTAGATCAAAACTTTATCAAAGACGACAGTAAAAAAGTAGGTGATTACGTTAAAGGATTCAAAGTTGAAATTACAGGTTTCAAAAGAGTTACTCTAGGTTAA
- a CDS encoding nicotinamide mononucleotide transporter family protein, whose amino-acid sequence MSLLSLSEKSIKTIKSITNSTYLDIIGLIIVVTASFVLEYQKTVFNFTFQQQEYVFYLGYISILNTGFSMMGNRLVTKKNNIGNFITTCNTFLSGSIDYLLGNAGAILTYPVSFIGNYIVFKAWKKSKVLRSTDFIFYRNIILGFFFSFVLNYIAFKYLSEKPIDWKLFFAITIPAGITFGGTFNTARMYPDNWFMWQFYNLTKAIQNLMLMNIANVAKYTFYFFNAIIGYITWRDDKKKASI is encoded by the coding sequence ATGAGCCTACTTTCCCTTTCTGAAAAATCGATAAAAACTATCAAATCGATAACCAATAGCACTTATTTGGACATTATTGGTTTAATCATTGTTGTCACGGCTTCCTTTGTTTTAGAATACCAAAAAACGGTTTTCAATTTCACGTTTCAGCAACAGGAATACGTTTTTTATTTGGGCTATATTTCTATTTTGAACACCGGCTTTTCGATGATGGGAAATCGATTGGTGACCAAGAAAAATAATATTGGCAATTTCATTACCACTTGCAATACTTTCCTAAGCGGTTCTATTGATTATTTACTTGGAAATGCCGGAGCAATTCTCACTTATCCCGTGTCGTTTATTGGGAATTATATCGTTTTCAAAGCTTGGAAGAAAAGCAAAGTACTGCGTTCTACCGACTTTATCTTTTACAGAAACATAATTTTGGGTTTTTTCTTTTCTTTTGTCCTAAACTACATTGCCTTTAAATACTTGTCTGAAAAACCTATTGATTGGAAGTTGTTTTTTGCCATAACCATCCCTGCAGGAATAACTTTTGGAGGCACGTTCAACACCGCGAGAATGTATCCTGACAATTGGTTTATGTGGCAATTTTACAACTTGACAAAAGCCATCCAGAACCTGATGCTGATGAATATTGCTAATGTTGCCAAATATACTTTCTATTTTTTCAATGCAATTATCGGTTACATTACTTGGAGAGACGACAAGAAAAAAGCAAGCATTTAA
- a CDS encoding thioredoxin family protein — protein sequence MSKFGELISTQVPVLIDFYTDWNESSVSMHPVIRDVAAALGDKAKVIKIDVDKNQELADALRIKGLPTLMIYKGGQMIWRQSGELDANTIIGLVQEHL from the coding sequence ATGTCAAAATTTGGAGAACTTATAAGCACTCAAGTACCTGTGTTGATTGATTTTTACACAGATTGGAATGAATCATCTGTATCGATGCATCCTGTAATCAGGGATGTTGCCGCAGCTCTGGGCGATAAGGCAAAAGTGATAAAAATTGATGTTGATAAAAATCAAGAACTGGCCGATGCCTTGCGAATCAAGGGGCTTCCCACTTTGATGATTTATAAAGGAGGACAAATGATCTGGAGGCAATCCGGTGAATTGGATGCCAATACTATTATAGGTCTGGTTCAAGAACATCTTTAA
- a CDS encoding polysaccharide deacetylase family protein, protein MSFYWIKTSSLIKKIFSNYVWDIPNTENKIYLTFDDGPIPEITEWVLEELQKHNAKATFFCIAHNIEKHPDIFAKVINEGHSVGNHTFNHLNGWKTSTKEYIENSIQWSVVREQITDIRPQTADCKLNTDHCKLFRPPYGKIKPSQSKKLRQMGYKIIMWDVLSADYDTSISPEKCLENVLQNVSPGSIIVFHDSVKAFPNLEYTLPKALKYWKEKGFVFDAIK, encoded by the coding sequence ATGAGTTTCTACTGGATAAAAACAAGCTCACTCATTAAAAAAATATTCTCGAATTATGTTTGGGACATTCCCAATACTGAAAACAAAATCTATCTCACTTTTGACGACGGACCAATACCTGAAATAACGGAATGGGTTCTCGAAGAGTTACAAAAACACAATGCCAAAGCCACTTTTTTTTGCATCGCCCACAATATTGAAAAACACCCCGATATTTTCGCAAAAGTAATCAATGAAGGACATTCCGTCGGAAATCATACTTTCAACCATTTAAACGGTTGGAAAACTTCCACCAAGGAATATATAGAAAACAGTATTCAGTGGTCAGTGGTCAGAGAGCAGATTACAGATATTAGACCGCAGACCGCAGACTGTAAACTAAATACTGACCACTGCAAACTTTTCCGCCCGCCTTACGGCAAAATAAAACCTTCACAGTCCAAAAAACTGCGACAAATGGGATACAAAATAATTATGTGGGATGTATTGAGTGCTGATTATGACACATCTATTTCTCCAGAAAAATGTCTGGAAAATGTGCTGCAAAATGTAAGCCCAGGAAGCATAATTGTATTCCACGACAGTGTCAAAGCATTTCCAAATCTGGAATACACCTTACCTAAAGCATTAAAATATTGGAAAGAAAAAGGATTTGTATTCGATGCAATTAAATAA
- the rpsI gene encoding 30S ribosomal protein S9, whose amino-acid sequence MGVIHKIGRRKTAVARVYVSEGTGVITVNKKEFATYFPTATLQYKVLQPMSMTENVNNFDVKVNVYGGGSTGQAEAVRMALARVMCEVNAENRGILKPEGLLTRDPRMVERKKFGQKKARKRFQFSKR is encoded by the coding sequence ATGGGAGTTATTCACAAAATCGGTAGAAGAAAAACCGCTGTTGCACGTGTTTATGTTTCTGAAGGAACAGGAGTTATCACTGTAAACAAAAAAGAATTCGCAACTTATTTCCCAACTGCTACTTTACAGTACAAAGTTTTACAACCAATGTCCATGACAGAAAATGTAAACAACTTTGACGTAAAAGTAAACGTTTACGGAGGTGGTTCAACTGGTCAAGCAGAAGCTGTAAGAATGGCATTGGCACGCGTTATGTGTGAAGTAAATGCTGAAAACAGAGGAATTTTGAAACCAGAAGGTTTATTGACAAGAGATCCAAGAATGGTTGAACGTAAGAAATTCGGTCAGAAGAAAGCTCGTAAGAGATTCCAATTCTCTAAACGTTAA
- the rpsB gene encoding 30S ribosomal protein S2, which translates to MSNKVEVKELLEAGVHFGHMTRKWDPNMAPYIYMERNGIHIINLYKTAAKIEEANEALKKIAASGRKILFVATKKQAKDIVAEKAAAANMPYITERWPGGMLTNFVTIRKAVKKMATIDKMKKDGTFMTLSKKERLQVDRLRAKLEKNLGSIADMSRLPAALFVVDIKAEHIAIKEAQKLNIPVFAMVDTNSDPREVEYVIPANDDASKSIDKILTLVTAAIIDGLSNRTSDKETDAPADATEEAAPVAEVVAPAVETEVQEAPATEE; encoded by the coding sequence ATGTCAAACAAAGTAGAAGTAAAAGAATTACTAGAAGCAGGTGTTCACTTCGGACACATGACTAGAAAATGGGATCCAAACATGGCTCCTTACATTTATATGGAGCGTAATGGTATTCACATTATCAATCTATATAAAACTGCAGCTAAAATTGAAGAAGCTAACGAAGCTTTGAAAAAAATCGCTGCATCCGGTAGAAAAATATTATTCGTTGCTACCAAAAAACAAGCAAAAGACATCGTTGCCGAGAAAGCAGCTGCCGCAAACATGCCTTACATCACTGAAAGATGGCCTGGTGGAATGTTGACTAACTTCGTAACTATCCGTAAAGCTGTTAAAAAAATGGCTACTATCGATAAAATGAAGAAAGACGGAACATTCATGACTCTTTCTAAAAAAGAGCGTTTGCAAGTAGATCGTCTTCGTGCTAAATTAGAGAAAAACTTAGGTTCAATCGCAGACATGTCTAGACTTCCTGCAGCATTGTTCGTAGTTGACATTAAAGCGGAACACATCGCAATTAAAGAAGCTCAAAAATTAAACATTCCAGTTTTCGCAATGGTTGATACTAACTCTGATCCACGTGAAGTAGAGTATGTTATCCCTGCAAATGATGATGCTTCCAAATCAATCGACAAGATTTTAACTTTAGTGACTGCTGCAATCATTGACGGACTTTCTAACAGAACTTCTGACAAAGAAACTGACGCTCCTGCTGATGCAACTGAAGAAGCAGCTCCTGTAGCTGAAGTTGTAGCTCCAGCTGTTGAAACTGAAGTTCAAGAAGCTCCAGCGACTGAAGAATAA
- a CDS encoding metallophosphoesterase — translation MILRILILCLVLFVIETYAYQALKTVVKPKSFLVSYQIISALLLVFIVYSFTQFDRSVGQTGQSMRAMGLLLLVYIPKIILTLVLFGEDIYRIGFGSINHFAKFNDSVDFLVSRRKFVSQIGLGIAAVPFLSLLYGVTMGKYNYKVIKQRIFFPDLPDAFDGLTITHISDVHSGSFDNPDKINYAIDLINEQNSDLILFTGDIVNTDAKEMHPWIDTFKRIKKHKYGKYSVLGNHDYGEYVTWPSESAKAKNFQDIKDLHQQIDFKLMLNEHAFIENGTDKIALVGVENWGVKFKKAGDLQKASNGLSKEDFKILMSHDPSHWDAEINNHEKNFHLTLSGHTHGMQFGIEIPGVIKWSPIQYVYKQWAGLYENLGRYVYVNRGFGFHAYSGRVGIMPEITVIELKKGLNVA, via the coding sequence ATGATTTTACGCATATTAATATTGTGTCTTGTTCTTTTTGTTATTGAAACCTATGCTTATCAGGCATTAAAGACTGTGGTAAAGCCAAAATCTTTTTTGGTTTCCTATCAAATAATAAGCGCTCTTCTTTTAGTTTTTATAGTTTATTCATTCACGCAATTTGACCGTTCCGTGGGACAAACAGGTCAAAGTATGCGTGCAATGGGTTTGCTTCTTTTAGTGTATATTCCCAAAATTATTTTAACCTTGGTGCTGTTTGGCGAAGACATTTATCGAATAGGTTTTGGTTCCATAAATCATTTTGCAAAATTCAACGACAGTGTTGATTTTCTAGTTTCCAGACGAAAGTTTGTCAGCCAAATAGGATTAGGAATTGCGGCAGTCCCGTTTTTGTCCTTATTATATGGAGTGACAATGGGAAAATACAACTACAAAGTAATCAAACAACGCATATTTTTCCCTGATTTGCCGGATGCTTTTGATGGTTTGACCATAACCCATATATCCGATGTTCACAGCGGAAGCTTTGATAATCCAGATAAAATTAATTATGCCATAGACTTGATAAACGAGCAAAATTCGGACTTGATTTTGTTTACCGGTGATATTGTCAATACCGATGCCAAAGAAATGCATCCTTGGATTGATACTTTTAAAAGAATTAAAAAGCATAAATATGGTAAATATTCGGTATTGGGAAATCATGATTATGGCGAATATGTAACTTGGCCTTCGGAATCAGCCAAAGCAAAGAATTTTCAGGACATAAAAGATTTGCATCAACAAATCGACTTCAAATTAATGTTGAACGAGCATGCTTTTATTGAAAACGGAACCGATAAAATTGCCTTGGTAGGAGTGGAGAATTGGGGTGTAAAATTTAAAAAGGCAGGTGATTTGCAAAAAGCGTCGAATGGATTGTCAAAAGAAGATTTCAAAATTTTGATGAGCCACGATCCGAGTCATTGGGATGCGGAAATAAATAATCACGAGAAAAATTTCCATTTGACTTTATCGGGTCATACTCATGGAATGCAATTTGGCATAGAAATTCCCGGGGTAATTAAATGGAGTCCTATTCAATATGTTTATAAACAATGGGCTGGTCTATATGAAAATTTGGGTAGATACGTTTATGTAAATAGGGGCTTTGGTTTCCATGCGTATTCCGGAAGAGTAGGAATTATGCCTGAAATCACAGTCATTGAACTAAAAAAAGGCCTCAATGTAGCTTAA
- the polA gene encoding DNA polymerase I — MSQKRLFLLDAYALIFRGYFAFIKNPRINSKGMDTSAIMGFMNALMDVIKREKPDHLAVAFDNGGSQLRNEIYPEYKAHRDATPEAIKIALPYIQELLKAMHIPIIEVKGYEADDLIGTLAKQAEKEDFKVYMVTPDKDFAQLVSENIFMYKPARMGNDIEIWGIPEVLEKFEIERPDQVIDFLGMMGDAADNIPGLPGVGEKTAKKFLKEYGSMENLLANTHQLKGAIKDKIEANAELGLLSKKLAAILLDCPVTFNAEDYELSKPDVEKTDELFQELEFRQMKAQFDKYFGTGKEYDEIDTNGNGTHSEIPEPTKKAPAKKSNEDQFDLFGFSDEESGEVKSSSHYATLENTEHFYQSIQGDFAVKLLLQNLMNQTSVCFDTETTGIDALNAELVGMSFSFEKGKAFYVPFPENREEAQVLVDKFKPFFESESIEKIGQNIKYDLKILSHYGVQIKGKLFDTMIAHYLINPDMRHNMDVLSETYLKYSPKSIEDLIGKKGKNQLSMRQVPLEDIKEYAAEDADITFQLKQNFSPILDKAETKKLFDEIEIPLIPVLAAMELEGINLDVPFLKEMSVEMAKESAALEQKIYETAGEKFNLASPKQLGDILFDKLKIGGAKQKKTKTGQYATGEEILSYLANDNEIVRDILEWRQMVKLQSTYIDALPNQVDKKTGRVHTDYMQTVAATGRLSSNNPNLQNIPVRTERGRLIRKAFIPRDENYTLVSADYSQIELRIIAALSGEENMIKAFKNHEDIHRSTAAKVFNVPLEEVTKEQRSNAKTVNFGIIYGVSAFGLSNQTSLSRKESAELIDAYYATYPKLKSYMANQVDFAREHGYVQTVLGRRRYLKDINSANMMVKSGAERNAVNAPIQGSAADIIKIAMINIHKKLVSENWKSKMLLQVHDELVFDVHNSELEKIQPMIKHEMENAFILDVPLDVEIGAGKNWLEAH; from the coding sequence ATGTCACAAAAACGCCTTTTCCTGCTCGATGCTTACGCTTTAATCTTTCGCGGTTATTTTGCTTTTATTAAAAACCCAAGAATTAATTCGAAAGGAATGGACACTTCCGCCATTATGGGATTCATGAATGCCTTGATGGACGTTATCAAACGAGAGAAACCTGACCATTTGGCAGTTGCTTTTGACAATGGTGGAAGCCAATTGAGAAACGAAATCTACCCAGAATACAAAGCACATCGTGATGCCACTCCCGAAGCCATAAAAATTGCCCTTCCTTATATTCAGGAATTATTGAAAGCGATGCACATTCCAATTATCGAAGTCAAAGGGTATGAAGCCGACGACTTGATTGGTACTTTGGCCAAACAAGCCGAAAAAGAAGATTTCAAGGTATATATGGTTACGCCGGACAAGGATTTTGCTCAATTGGTTTCCGAAAATATTTTTATGTACAAACCCGCTCGAATGGGGAACGACATCGAAATTTGGGGAATTCCCGAAGTTTTGGAAAAATTCGAAATCGAACGTCCAGATCAAGTAATCGATTTCCTCGGAATGATGGGCGACGCCGCCGATAATATTCCGGGATTACCAGGTGTTGGCGAAAAAACCGCCAAGAAATTCCTGAAAGAATATGGCTCAATGGAAAATCTTTTGGCCAACACACATCAATTGAAAGGCGCGATTAAAGATAAAATCGAAGCCAATGCCGAATTGGGTTTATTGTCCAAAAAATTAGCCGCAATCCTGCTGGATTGTCCGGTGACATTCAATGCCGAAGACTACGAATTATCAAAACCTGACGTTGAAAAAACAGACGAATTGTTTCAGGAACTCGAATTTCGCCAAATGAAAGCACAGTTTGACAAATATTTTGGAACTGGAAAAGAATACGACGAAATTGACACTAATGGAAATGGAACTCACAGCGAGATACCAGAACCAACCAAAAAAGCTCCCGCAAAAAAATCGAATGAAGATCAATTTGACTTGTTTGGTTTTTCGGATGAAGAAAGTGGCGAAGTAAAATCGAGTTCGCATTATGCCACATTGGAAAACACGGAGCATTTTTACCAAAGCATCCAAGGCGATTTTGCCGTGAAATTGCTCTTGCAAAACTTGATGAACCAAACTTCGGTTTGTTTTGACACCGAAACCACGGGAATTGACGCTTTGAATGCGGAACTCGTTGGAATGTCGTTCTCTTTCGAAAAAGGAAAAGCATTTTACGTTCCTTTTCCCGAAAATCGAGAAGAAGCACAAGTTTTGGTGGATAAATTCAAACCGTTTTTCGAAAGTGAAAGCATCGAAAAAATTGGCCAAAACATCAAATACGATTTGAAAATCCTGTCACATTACGGCGTCCAAATCAAGGGAAAATTGTTCGACACGATGATTGCGCATTATTTGATTAATCCCGATATGCGCCACAATATGGATGTCTTGAGTGAAACCTACTTGAAATATTCACCAAAATCCATTGAAGATTTAATTGGCAAAAAAGGCAAGAATCAATTGTCAATGCGACAAGTTCCTCTAGAAGACATAAAGGAATACGCCGCCGAAGATGCCGATATTACCTTTCAATTGAAACAAAATTTCAGTCCGATTCTCGACAAAGCCGAAACCAAAAAATTATTTGACGAAATCGAAATTCCGTTGATCCCCGTTTTGGCAGCTATGGAATTGGAAGGGATTAATCTTGACGTTCCTTTTCTAAAAGAAATGTCTGTCGAAATGGCCAAAGAAAGTGCCGCTTTAGAACAAAAAATCTACGAAACGGCTGGCGAGAAATTCAATTTGGCCTCACCAAAACAACTTGGCGATATTTTATTTGACAAATTGAAAATTGGCGGAGCGAAACAAAAGAAAACCAAAACCGGCCAATACGCCACTGGCGAAGAAATTTTATCTTACCTAGCCAATGACAACGAAATTGTTCGCGACATTCTCGAATGGCGACAAATGGTCAAATTGCAAAGTACTTATATTGATGCGTTGCCGAACCAAGTTGACAAGAAAACAGGACGAGTTCACACTGATTATATGCAAACCGTTGCCGCAACGGGTCGTTTGAGTTCGAATAATCCGAACTTGCAAAACATTCCCGTTCGTACCGAAAGAGGACGATTGATTCGAAAAGCCTTTATTCCTCGTGACGAAAATTACACCTTGGTTTCTGCGGATTATTCCCAAATAGAATTGCGAATCATTGCCGCTTTGTCTGGCGAAGAAAACATGATCAAAGCCTTCAAAAACCACGAAGATATTCACCGAAGTACGGCTGCCAAAGTATTCAACGTTCCTTTGGAAGAAGTGACCAAAGAACAACGTAGTAATGCCAAAACCGTGAATTTCGGGATTATTTATGGCGTTTCCGCCTTTGGATTGAGCAATCAAACCTCGCTTTCGCGAAAAGAAAGCGCCGAATTAATTGATGCTTATTATGCGACGTATCCAAAACTAAAATCCTATATGGCCAATCAAGTGGATTTTGCCAGAGAACACGGTTACGTGCAAACGGTTTTGGGAAGAAGACGTTATTTGAAAGACATTAATTCTGCCAATATGATGGTCAAAAGTGGTGCCGAACGAAATGCCGTAAATGCCCCAATTCAAGGTTCTGCAGCCGATATTATCAAGATTGCGATGATTAATATTCACAAAAAACTGGTTTCAGAAAACTGGAAATCGAAAATGTTGTTGCAAGTTCACGATGAGCTTGTGTTCGACGTTCACAACTCCGAATTGGAGAAAATTCAACCAATGATTAAACACGAAATGGAAAATGCGTTTATACTGGATGTTCCTTTGGATGTTGAAATTGGAGCAGGAAAAAATTGGTTGGAAGCGCATTAA
- the rplM gene encoding 50S ribosomal protein L13, translated as MNALSYKTESASKATVTKEWIVVDADGHNLGRLASKVAMILRGKYKPSYTPHVDCGDNVIVINSEKINLTGNKMDEKTYVRHTGYPGGQRTLTAKVLQAKNPALLVEKAVKGMLPKNKLGAELFRNLNVVVGSEHKQGAQKPKTVNLNDLK; from the coding sequence ATGAACGCATTAAGCTACAAGACAGAATCAGCTAGCAAAGCCACAGTAACTAAAGAGTGGATTGTTGTAGATGCTGATGGTCATAACTTAGGTCGTCTTGCTTCAAAAGTCGCCATGATTTTGAGAGGTAAGTACAAGCCAAGTTATACACCACACGTGGACTGTGGAGATAACGTAATTGTTATCAACTCAGAAAAAATTAACCTTACAGGTAACAAAATGGACGAAAAAACTTATGTTCGTCACACTGGTTACCCTGGAGGACAAAGAACTTTAACTGCTAAAGTATTGCAAGCAAAAAACCCTGCATTATTAGTAGAAAAAGCAGTAAAAGGAATGTTGCCTAAAAACAAATTAGGAGCGGAACTTTTCAGAAATTTAAATGTTGTTGTAGGATCTGAGCACAAACAAGGCGCTCAAAAACCTAAAACAGTTAACCTTAACGATCTTAAATAA
- a CDS encoding DUF1493 family protein, translating into MSRITEGEIIQFLKEETYEDSITSDTDIFNDCGVSGDDSHELIEKYQMKYNVDMSNYLWYFHCDEEGSTFITGMFFKPPYKRVTRIPITPKMLTDFANSKMWKIDYPEHKLPKYRYDIIFNQIIIFFFLFFLFYKYVVKKYFLYD; encoded by the coding sequence ATGAGTAGGATAACAGAAGGAGAAATAATTCAATTCTTAAAAGAAGAAACTTACGAAGATTCAATCACTTCTGACACTGATATTTTCAATGATTGTGGAGTTAGTGGAGATGATTCTCACGAATTGATTGAAAAATATCAAATGAAATATAATGTAGATATGTCAAACTACTTGTGGTATTTTCATTGTGATGAAGAAGGAAGTACTTTCATTACAGGTATGTTTTTCAAACCACCTTATAAAAGAGTAACACGAATTCCAATCACTCCAAAGATGCTTACTGATTTTGCAAATTCTAAAATGTGGAAAATTGATTATCCAGAACATAAGTTACCAAAATATAGATACGATATAATTTTTAATCAAATAATTATATTCTTCTTTCTATTTTTCTTATTCTATAAATATGTTGTAAAAAAGTACTTTTTATATGATTGA